Proteins encoded within one genomic window of Pygocentrus nattereri isolate fPygNat1 chromosome 11, fPygNat1.pri, whole genome shotgun sequence:
- the fgf1a gene encoding putative fibroblast growth factor 1, protein MEAEITQLSQQPEDLHPSIADYRKLTHLHCMNGGYQLHILPDGAVGGTRDENDPHSVLRIKAVSPGVVVIEGIEAGRFLSMSEDGTLNGSLSVTDESYFLEKIEENHYNTYRSQKHGPNWYVGIKKNGKPKNGSRTHIGQKAIFFLPRRLDQTKD, encoded by the exons ATGGAGGCAGAAATCACGCAGCTCTCTCAGCAGCCCGAGGACCTCCACCCCAGCATAGCGGACTACAGGAAACTCACCCACCTGCACTGCATGAACGGAGGATACCAGCTCCACATTCTGCCCGACGGAGCAGTGGGAGGAACCAGGGATGAGAACGACCCCCACA GTGTATTGCGGATCAAAGCTGTGAGTCCTGGAGTGGTGGTCATTGAGGGCATAGAGGCCGGACGTTTCCTCTCTATGAGCGAGGATGGCACACTGAATGGCTCC TTGTCAGTAACAGATGAAAGTTACTTCTTGGAAAAAATAGAGGAGAACCACTACAACACGTACCGCTCACAGAAGCATGGCCCAAACTGGTACGTAGGaataaaaaagaatggaaaaccGAAAAACGGCTCGAGGACTCACATCGGACAGAAGGCCATTTTCTTCCTCCCTCGACGGTTGGACCAAACGAAAGACTGA
- the ndfip1 gene encoding NEDD4 family-interacting protein 1: protein MAEQRNGYRQLTNEEETPEVPQESNDAPPPYNSIAADAAFFDYKEEGNYPKPPSYNVATSLPSYDEAERTKAESSVPLVTPRDEDFVSREDFDDVDQLRVGNDGIFMLTFFMAFLFNWIGFFLSFCLTTSAAGRYGAVSGFGLSLVKWVLIVRFSTYFPGYFDGQYWLWWVFLVVGFLLFFRGFVNYSRVRNMADHSFSTLPRTRVLFIY, encoded by the exons ATGGCTGAGCAAAGAAACGGATATCGACAG TTGACCAATGAGGAGGAGACACCTGAGGTACCCCAGGAGTCAAATGACGCTCCCCCACCATACAACAGCATTGCGGCAGATGCAG CTTTCTTTGATTATAAAGAAGAGGGGAATTACCCTAAACCCCCTTCATACAATGTTGCCACGTCTTTACCATCATATGACGAGGCAGAGCGGACCAAGGCTGAGTCCTCTGTTCCTCTTGTGACACCAAGG GACGAGGATTTTGTTTCCAGAGAGGACTTTGATGATGTTGACCAGCTGCGAGTCGGGAATGATGGCATATTCATGCTAACCTTTTTCA TGGCTTTTCTTTTCAACTGGATTGGCTTCTTCTTGTCCTTCTGCCTCACTACCTCGGCAGCAGGGCGCTATGGAGCCGTCTCTGGGTTTGGGCTGTCCTTGGTTAAGTGGGTCCTGATTGTCAGG TTTTCCACATACTTTCCTGGATATTTTGATGGGCAGTACTGGCTGTGGTGGGTTTTTCTTGTCGTAG GGTTCCTGCTGTTCTTCAGAGGATTTGTTAATTACTCTAGAGTGCGCAACATGGCTGATCATTCCTTCTCCACTCTTCCTCGGACCAGAGTGCTTTTTATCTATTAA